TCGCAGTAAAGCCAAATTGTATCTGGCTATCCATATAAGACAAATCGATCGCAGCATCACGCAAAAGTATAGAGCGATACTTTTCTTCAAAAGAATTAATCCAGCTATTAAAATCAGCTTTCATAAATTCCTTTTTGTAATCGTAAAACTCGCCCTTAAGTACATTCAGTTTACCAATTAAATCATTAACCTTGTCGGCTGGAATTGCATAGCCTCCCATAAATTTAATACCCGCTTCAAGACATAAAGCGTGAGCTGAATTCTTCTTGCGGGTAAATGGATTGATGAGTTGTGGGTCAATGATTTTCTTGCTACCTAATGAAACAAGTACATCAGGTGGCAAATCAGCACTGTTACCAAGATCTTCTCTTTTCAGCTTACGACGACCACTAATACTGGTGATATCAGAAAGAGAAACGAGAATAAGTTGTTCCAGAACCTGAGTGGCATTGGATTTGATAGTCATGACATACCTCATTAATTTAAAATTGATTTAAAAAGAATTAAAAAACCCCAAGCGGGGTTTTATTTAAGTGCTTCAGAACCGAATACAGCTTCAACGATGAGATGCAAAGATTTTTTATCATCTGCTGATGCACGATTACCAATCTGATAATCGAAAGCTGTTAATAATGCACGTGGCATCTTTGCAGCTTTCATCATTGAGTAGCGGTCAAGCCAGGCCACCAGCGAACGAGTTGAACACGTTACTGATAAACGAGTGTCGGGAAGAACACCGTCCGGGAGTTTTGCACTGTTAGTATTGACACTAGTGTCAATTTCACCGGTGATATTCTTGCCTACAAAAAGACCGCGAATCATATTCGCAACGTCAACAAATTTCTCCGCGACTTTGGTGTCGGGGATATATTTGGTAATCAATTTAGTCTCGGTTTCTTTTGGCATATAGTCAGCAGTGATAAACATATAGCGGTCAAGGTTGGCCACATTTAATGTTTTCACACCGCCATAAACGCCAGTAAAATCGCCCTGACCAATTGAGTTAGCCGTTGCAACAAATCTGAAGTTCGGGTGCTGTTTAATTACCTCGTTGGTTTCAGGAATAACTAAATTCCCTCCTTCGAGGATGGCGTTAAAGGCATTGGCACAGGATGGGTCTAATTGATCGTACTCATCGAGTAGGAAAATCAGTCCATACTTGTACGCCAGCGTCAGTGGGCCATGAACAAAAACAGTCTTGGTATCACCGGTCAGTTCATTACACTGAAGCCGGAGACCGCCAATGAGATTGTTAATATCCAGGTCTTGTGAAGCTGTAGTTTTCATGACAGGCCAGTTAAGTCTTGCTGCTACTTGTTCGACAACACTGGTTTTGCCACAACCTGTTGGGCCAGAGATCCACAGAGACTGATTTTGTGGATAGTTAATCCACATCAGTACAGATGAACGCAAATACGCTTCAAAAACATAGTCGTCATTCTGTTTAGGCACGAATGCACTAAATGGATTGGCTGAGTCAAATCCCTGGAACGGTTTAACTTTATCCATCTGATGATCTGGAACAACAATACCAAATACAGAAGGGTGGACAGGTGTAGAGCGCGCCATGATTTCAACAGACAGGTTTGCGAAATTAGTAGTCATGATATACCTCATTAAATTAGATAGATTTAAAAATTAAAAATTAATTAAGAAGAATGATGTTATGCAGCAATATCAGCACGTACTAAATCGACATGCTTATAATTGCGGCTAACACTGCCACTGTTATCAACACTGGTAACCTTTGGTGCATACGTTACATAAGAAACGATGCCTCTGGCTCTCAATGCAGAGACCAGAACAGGCATAAAATAGGTTTTGGCATAAACAAGTACACCATCAGCCTTATATTTATTACAGAGTGATGTAGCGATTTCAGCAAATTCTTTAGCTTTATCGGTCATAACATCTTCTGAAGGACAGGTATTAAAGGTCAACAGTTCACGTAATGCGTGTGATACTTGCTGATCGACATCAATAACGCCCATTTCCCGTTGTTCTGGGGATGCAAGATATGCAGTCATATTTACAAGAAACATGATCAGACTCCTCATTTAAAAAGATTAGTGAATTAGATGAATTAGGCCTTGCATGAAGGCTGAAGTTAGGTACTAGTTTCAGTTTGGGAGTGACTGAGGCACTTGTTGTTGTCTACGTGACAACAAAACACCTTTTTCGACGGACAAAAAAGCCTGCCGCTTATGAGAGCCGCAGGCTATCGAATTTGTTTAGGCGAAAGAAATCCTTGTGAATACCAGGAGGTATTCAGGAGTGGCTTGAGCGCCGAATTTAGAAGGTGTTTAAAGGCAGTTGCCTGAAGTTAAGCGGACTAAGCCGCTATTTAAAGATAATAAAGGATGTGTAATTGGTCAAGCAAAAAAAAAGCCCAGTTTTAAACTGGGCTCAATAATTAAAAAACAACGTATTGTTGGGCTGAGTCTGTCTCTTCTGCACCAGGAGATACCAGTACGGAAGTGTCATCCAAAGGAATGTAGACAGTATCAGTCAGAGTTGATTTATATTCATAGGTACTTAACGAATTTCGTACCGATGACTGACCGTAACATTCTGGATGATGTTTGGGGTCAATAGATAATTTATCGCAGATTCGTTTGTAGCTCGGTTTTTCCGGTACGCGAGACTGAAGAAAACGAAAGCCAAAGCCATCGATTCTAACCAGCTCGTTATAGGAAAAGCCAATAGAAGCACCTAGACCCTGGATCAATAAATTGACCGCGTTCTGGTATTCTTCGAACTGCTTTTTCTTTAAAGCCAACTCTTTCTCCATCTGCTGCAATGTTCCAACTTGTCTGGCTATGTCTACCACACGAGCTTCGAGGTCGTCTGGAAGCTTAAAGCCTTGTGTCTGAGACATGATTTCAGGGTCAGAGATAAGCAAAATATCTTTTTCCTTATCAAACGGTAGAGCTGTTTTTGTCTGAACCTTATTCCAGAAGTATTCGCAGGCAACCTGGACTCGATAAAACGCTTTCTTCGAAGGCATAATTTTAAAGACCTTGGTCTGGTCAGTGGCCGACCAAAACACAAGATACGCCTGGGGTGCGCCTGTTGTCAGCAGCTGGTGCTGAACTTGCCAGTAGTAATAACGGAATTCTGGCGATTTGGTTTCAAGCTGAAGAATAGAAAGATGTTTGCTCTCGCAAAGATTCTTTATCTCAAGGATTGAACCATCGTCGAACTGCCCATCCAGCGAAGCAATCATGTAAGGATACTTTTTGTTCCTTACACAGAAAGGCAGGGCGATTTGTCCAATCTCTTTTTCGCAGTAACTTCTGGCAAGTGCTTCAAGCTTTTTACCAGCATCAACCTGTTTAATGACAGAAAGGTCTTCTGCCTTAATCAGGCCAGCGTATTGCAAATAGAGTTCGTAGGGCGTTTTAGTTGCACCAGCCTCCTCTAACAGAATAGGGGAGCATGTTGCTGTCACACCAGTTTTACGCCATTCGAGCCATTCCTTTGAGCCCTGCACAACATCAACGACTTCATAAATGTCAGACATAATGATCACCTTAAGATAAATTTAGAAAGTTAAACCGGCAGTTTCCTGCCGGATAAGTTAAGCGGCCAGAAGATCTTCAATAAGACCTTCTACCATTTCTTTTAGAGGGGGAAATGTCACATTGTTGAGAGCGGCATTGAGCCTCACAAAATCAGATGTATTAACAGCCTCAAGATATAACTTGTGTATTTCCATTGATTCGGCTTGGACTTCACCGACCCATTTGGCCGCGTCGGTTTTAAACTCACCCTTACCCATTTTTTCGATGAAGTTAAGTACTTGAGTAAAATCGAAGCTACCTACTGCGTTAGTTAAATGATTTTTGAGAAGTGACCGACGGGATTTTTCTAAAGATAAGCGAGCGAATGCCAGCTCACTTTCATTCAGATCGAAACTGCTTTTTGCATCGTTTAAAATAGTTTCGTATCCAAGCGTCTTTTCTGCCCGGCTTACTAACTTTTTAATTCTGCGTTCAGCCCATTTTCTGACCCCGGGATGCTCAGACATTTCTTCATTGGACTGCCCATTGGTTTCTCCGGGTGGAGGGAGAATATCATCAGCCGAACCATTTACGTCAGCTGGAGGTGTATTTCCCTCAGCCGTATCGTAAACATCGGTTGGTGTATTGCTCTTGATGTCCTGCTGCTCGGTTGAATCAGGTTCTTCAGGGAGCTTATTAAACTCACCTTCAATAACTTTATCATCAGACTTTGCAGTTCGGATTGTAGTATCCGTATTACCAGCCGTCCTGGCTTCTTGTCTAACCTCCATTTCAGCTTCAGCAGCTGCGACGGGTATTGTTGCTGTACGGAAACCTTCACCACCAGCAGTGTTCAGATATTCAATCATTGAACTCAGGCGAGTACGGTTACCAGGAATTAAGTGTATGGTCTGCTTAATAGCTGACTTGAGCACCATCTTCCAAGGGAACTGAGTCCACGGTGAATACTGCCGTTTCTCCACTTTTGCCCAAGATTCGGATTTCGCCCGAGATTGAGCTAAATCCTGAAGGTCAATGAAAAATACCAGATGACGTCCATCCTTCATTAAATAGTCGACATAAGCCCCCCTGAACATGCCTCGATCTCCTAAAGCACCCTGATCGGTGTTTGTGAGAACGAGTCCCCCTTTATAAGCAAAGGGGTCAAATTCGTGGTCTGGGCTGGAACGACGACCATTGGTTTTAAATGAGTCCTTTTCAAAAACTAATTCAGCCACAATGTCTTCGCATAAACCTTCATCGGTGGCCATCCTGCTGAGCCCAATATAGGACACGTCAAGAATGACACGACCATCGCGTGGAACCAGGTAAGCCTGCTTCTGCGCCGGGTCAAGAGTAAGGCCGCTACTTGCAAGCTGAAGGAATGCTGTTTCGAAGGACTTTGGATTATTAACTGCTATGTCAGCCAAGTAGTTATTATTGTTGACAATATGTTTTGCAAAAACGCATTCACGTTCGAATGAGATGTGAGGTGAACTGGAACCTGCGGATGCAAACATCTTTTCGAGCGACAACATATGTCGAGCAATGCTGTCTATCTTAACGACAATATCGGTGTTCCCTTTATTGTTGTTTGAGAATGAACCAGAACTACGTGATTTATTTGAGTACATATATACCTCATTAAATTAAATAAATTATAAGATTAAAAAAGAAGAAGGTTGCTGAGGAATCAGCAACCAGTCATATCAACCGCGAACTGATGAATATGCGTTAGTTAAAGTTACTTGCCCGGAGGAGCTTAATTTTTCATTAAGTTTCATACGAGCTACAATAACGGCTGCTGTCGAATTATCGGCTGGCAGATTTGTCCAGGCTTGCATGTTGACAGGGTGCTTAGAGGTTGCGGCTTGCGGACGTGATGTCTGCACGGCTCTATTCTTAGCATCCAGCTTCGGCGAAGCTTCTGGTATCTTCTCTACTGAATTTTTATTGTTGTCTGGTGATACAGACTCTTTTCCAGGGTGCAGCTGCTTTTGCTCGGCATATACTGTTCTCCATTTTTCAGAAGCAGTTCTTACCTCTTCATCAGACATTTTCTGCCACTTCATATCGTCCTTAAGTTTTTGCGCTACTTGAGGGGATAGCGAAGTGACGGTTGATGTAGATGGTGGCTTTACAGTTTCATTTGCACGGGTATCTATTGATTGACCAGTCTGAATGATTCGAGCCATGAAAACATGAAACTCAGTCCTCATTTGGTCAATACCATGTTTTGTATAACGGAATGATCGAGCTAATGCTTCGATATACAGTTCGGTATTCATTTGAATATTATCGCGTAGAAAATCCGCGACTTTACCAAATGCTTTTATCGAATAGAACTCGGTCTGAGACTTGCCGCTAATGGACATGTCACAGCGCAAACGGAAATAAATATATGAATCTGCATTGTTAGATGCAGGCACATATTTAGGTTCTATCGCAACAATACCCTTTGCTCTGGATTGCATAGTTTATACCTCATAAATTTTTAAATTAAAAAAGTTAAAATGATTTAGTGCTATAGGCACAAAAATTAGAAAGATTTGTGAAGCATCCAGTTAGAGTGCTGGACTCACTGTATCCTCAACAAGAGGAAAAACACCTTTTTCGACGGCGCAGAAAACACGATGCATGATGCACCGTGTGTCGAATTCTATGGGCGTAGGGAAGCCGTGCGAATGAACTTATTCATTCAGGGATGGCGCGTTGCCGAAATAAAGAGTGTTAAAAGAAGTTAAGCGGGATGCCCGCGATATAAGATTATGATACGACGTTTGGTTGGTCAATCCAGAAAAGAAAAAAACCCAGCTTTCGCTGGGTTTTTATAGGGAGGTTTAGCATAACAAGCGTTCCAGACGCTTCCATGTTTGGATTGCCATGTCGGTTGAAGCATCTGATATCTCTTTATAGAGATCAGTATTTCGCCGTTCATAGTAACCTGGAAAGGTGAGCCTATGCAGGCAATCATCTAACTTTGAAAGATCTCCAAAGTCGTGAGCGCCTACATTGATTTTTGCTCTGATTGCCAGTATATCTCCCTCTATTTTCATGAGCTCAATGAGCTCATGCATTTCGAAGAAAATATTAGACTGATAACGACCAGCATGTTCTTCGCATTCGATGCTATCGCATACGTCACATACTTCAGCGTTACAGGAATGATAACCGCAGTGATTACACGTATAAGAGAATCTCTGGTTTATTGCCCCTGCAACACAGTCTTCATAAATCCGATGTCGGCAGTCTTTCCCACAATTTTCACACTCTGCAATCATTGTGTAATCATCCAGTTCCATACCACCCGGCTCAATGCTACTACCATAGACAATTGTCATAATATACCTCATATATTTAAAAGATTAAAAAGTTAAGGCTTATAGCCTGAATTAAGAATATTTTAGCTTTCGGCGAGTACTTGCATAACCCAAATGCCGCGACGTTTTTCGTTAAGGAGAGTACGATACCCTGTAACCTTACCGCTTTCGTCAAACACTTGTGCTTTGTCGGTTCTTACTTCAGACTCTTTCCAGACTGAAACAATATCACCAACTTGTGCTCCACAAGTCTCAACAGCATTTTTGAGCCCAACAGCCCAAATTTCATGGTCTTTCCCACCACTACGTATTGTGACTAAATACGATTTATCGTTATTAGGATCGTGTTTCCAGTTTTCGAGACCGTGGTAAACAAGCTTTCCTTCAAAACGATGGTTTGCATATTTGGCTTTGTCATTATTTGACCCAGCCCGAGAAACACCTTCAACCATGTTTCCATTAGTTGCTTCATTAGATTTTTTCCCAGACTTGGTAAAGAATGAATTATAAATAACGAGTAAAGCAACAACTACACATACAGTCGCGGTAACAAAACCGAGACCAGTGAACAGTAAACCGCGTTCCGTTATAAAAATTGCCAGCCAGATTGGGCCAAGGAATCTGATATATTCGGCACGGTAATACACAGCACCAAAAAATACGATACCTGCCATTAATGAGATTGGGTCAGACATAGATCACCTATAAATTTAGAATGCGAAAATTTAGCTACCTAAAAGGTAAACTAAACGGATGTACACAAAACTGCACATCTGTTGATTCGCTGGAGTTAAAAGGATTAACAATTTTTTTTGTTTGGGATTGAGAACCAAAATACCCGTTTGGGTAAGCAAAGAGACATGTCAGGTTTAACCTAAACACATCAGAGATGCTCGGGCCTGTAGAAGGCGTAGTTAACCCGGGAGGAGGTCATCCGGTGGGCGCTGGTTGAGCGCGAAATTAACTAGGAAGTTGTGCTGATGTCCGTCAGCTCGGTTCTTATTCATTTAAGCATATTGGTTTAATTTTTCAAGTCGGTTTTTCATGGTCATATTGCAGCCATTTTTCAATGACAACTATCCTGAGTTTTGGCCTAATCAATTGGCATACAAATTAACTCCGAGGTTCTGTTATGGCTAAAGCACCGGTACAAACCGTAAAACAAGCTAAAAAGAGTGGGGCTCAGGATAACCGAACCCCTAACTCTCGTGTCGAATATTCCAATCCTGAAGCTGTCGTGAAATTTACTCTTCACACCCAGGAAGGTATTCGGGTACAGTCCCGTAATTTTAACATTATCTCCCAGGCTCTCTTCAATCTGACCAATAACAGCCGAGCCCTTGAACGGCTTGGCACTAAATACAGTGGTGCGATTGAACGTACACTGAAGGCGGTTAACGAAGTAATCGACATGCCTGAGAAAGAACTGGAAAATAACATTGCTATTCTGAACCGTGCGGTAAAAGAAGAAGAAGAACGCAGCAGCCTCAATGAAGTCGGGTATACCCATCCAAAAGAACATGAGGTTCGCATCAGAACGCCGCAAGCGCTGCGGGTTATCCGCATTATTCAGAACTTTGATAAATTGCACCAGATCATCGATACCCTCTGGTTAAATAACTGTTTTAATCAGGATGAGGTCGAGGAGTTTAAGTCTCGTCTTCATAATCTCATTCGTGATCTGGCAGCATCACTCAAACGTCACGCGCAGGCATCTGCTGATGAGCTTAATCAGGCCAATGGCCGGGCCGCTGAAAAAGAATTGGCTGGAAGCACTGAGACAGAACCTACCCAGGTAGACCAGGAAACAAAGGTGTTGCAGGATGCCAGTAATGAAGCGAATGATGATCAGAATGAGGCCATTAAACGGCAGGCTTAATTCAACGAAAAACAGAAATTAAAAACCCTGCATTGCAGGGTTTTTTTATTACATTGTGCGGCAACAATCTACCCACTGGAAAATCATGTAGGTGCTGTCCTGGCCTTTACCGGTTGGATAACGGAAAGGCCCACCTTGCCATTGGTATGGGGACTCACCGACCTCATGACTGTTTTTTGTCTCCGGGGTAGGGTAGAACATATTCAATTTGTACTGTTGCTTTGGCAACGTTGGGTAAATCTTGGAGCGACAAACAGTATCGTTTCCCATCGAACGGTAGGCCAGTCCACGACGATGTTCTGCGGCCAGCATACGGATCCCGACCAGGCTGGTTGTTCTGGGGGCATCCATACTCCGTACCGATCCAGTTAAAGGATACTGCCCACCCCAGGAACCGGCACACCACCAAAGTGAGTCTATTGGCTGTTTACCTGCAAATTGTGCCGCTGCTTCACCGGCGCAAGCCTGCATTGCTATCACGTTAGCCACAGCTGCTGATTCCGGGTTCTGGAAGAATGCCAGCATCGTATTATTCCAGGTCGGGTCAATCTCCGTGAAATTAATGATATCAAAATCGCTGTATGGGTCGGCATTACATTGACCGGGTAGATACATATCCAACATTCTTAATAACGGCATAGCATACATATGTGCGTTGTAGAAACTTATTGAGAAACGCTCCCGCTGTTCCTCGGCTGCTCC
The sequence above is drawn from the Kosakonia radicincitans DSM 16656 genome and encodes:
- a CDS encoding AAA family ATPase, which gives rise to MTTNFANLSVEIMARSTPVHPSVFGIVVPDHQMDKVKPFQGFDSANPFSAFVPKQNDDYVFEAYLRSSVLMWINYPQNQSLWISGPTGCGKTSVVEQVAARLNWPVMKTTASQDLDINNLIGGLRLQCNELTGDTKTVFVHGPLTLAYKYGLIFLLDEYDQLDPSCANAFNAILEGGNLVIPETNEVIKQHPNFRFVATANSIGQGDFTGVYGGVKTLNVANLDRYMFITADYMPKETETKLITKYIPDTKVAEKFVDVANMIRGLFVGKNITGEIDTSVNTNSAKLPDGVLPDTRLSVTCSTRSLVAWLDRYSMMKAAKMPRALLTAFDYQIGNRASADDKKSLHLIVEAVFGSEALK
- a CDS encoding lambda-exonuclease family protein, with the protein product MSDIYEVVDVVQGSKEWLEWRKTGVTATCSPILLEEAGATKTPYELYLQYAGLIKAEDLSVIKQVDAGKKLEALARSYCEKEIGQIALPFCVRNKKYPYMIASLDGQFDDGSILEIKNLCESKHLSILQLETKSPEFRYYYWQVQHQLLTTGAPQAYLVFWSATDQTKVFKIMPSKKAFYRVQVACEYFWNKVQTKTALPFDKEKDILLISDPEIMSQTQGFKLPDDLEARVVDIARQVGTLQQMEKELALKKKQFEEYQNAVNLLIQGLGASIGFSYNELVRIDGFGFRFLQSRVPEKPSYKRICDKLSIDPKHHPECYGQSSVRNSLSTYEYKSTLTDTVYIPLDDTSVLVSPGAEETDSAQQYVVF
- a CDS encoding recombinase RecT; translation: MYSNKSRSSGSFSNNNKGNTDIVVKIDSIARHMLSLEKMFASAGSSSPHISFERECVFAKHIVNNNNYLADIAVNNPKSFETAFLQLASSGLTLDPAQKQAYLVPRDGRVILDVSYIGLSRMATDEGLCEDIVAELVFEKDSFKTNGRRSSPDHEFDPFAYKGGLVLTNTDQGALGDRGMFRGAYVDYLMKDGRHLVFFIDLQDLAQSRAKSESWAKVEKRQYSPWTQFPWKMVLKSAIKQTIHLIPGNRTRLSSMIEYLNTAGGEGFRTATIPVAAAEAEMEVRQEARTAGNTDTTIRTAKSDDKVIEGEFNKLPEEPDSTEQQDIKSNTPTDVYDTAEGNTPPADVNGSADDILPPPGETNGQSNEEMSEHPGVRKWAERRIKKLVSRAEKTLGYETILNDAKSSFDLNESELAFARLSLEKSRRSLLKNHLTNAVGSFDFTQVLNFIEKMGKGEFKTDAAKWVGEVQAESMEIHKLYLEAVNTSDFVRLNAALNNVTFPPLKEMVEGLIEDLLAA
- a CDS encoding single-stranded DNA-binding protein; this encodes MQSRAKGIVAIEPKYVPASNNADSYIYFRLRCDMSISGKSQTEFYSIKAFGKVADFLRDNIQMNTELYIEALARSFRYTKHGIDQMRTEFHVFMARIIQTGQSIDTRANETVKPPSTSTVTSLSPQVAQKLKDDMKWQKMSDEEVRTASEKWRTVYAEQKQLHPGKESVSPDNNKNSVEKIPEASPKLDAKNRAVQTSRPQAATSKHPVNMQAWTNLPADNSTAAVIVARMKLNEKLSSSGQVTLTNAYSSVRG
- a CDS encoding AcaB family transcriptional regulator gives rise to the protein MAKAPVQTVKQAKKSGAQDNRTPNSRVEYSNPEAVVKFTLHTQEGIRVQSRNFNIISQALFNLTNNSRALERLGTKYSGAIERTLKAVNEVIDMPEKELENNIAILNRAVKEEEERSSLNEVGYTHPKEHEVRIRTPQALRVIRIIQNFDKLHQIIDTLWLNNCFNQDEVEEFKSRLHNLIRDLAASLKRHAQASADELNQANGRAAEKELAGSTETEPTQVDQETKVLQDASNEANDDQNEAIKRQA
- a CDS encoding TraU family protein, whose amino-acid sequence is MKKILSVLKSPKTLVLACLAFTMPVFAADVSSPVQNKVCHDNQVLSAKLITDVCWNCIFPIKLAGINLSMTGTAPDNAASGTVCACKDGLNVYHPGVLTAMWEPRKLIELTRTPGCMSSLGGVTLDLGNDLQFGPQTDGAAEEQRERFSISFYNAHMYAMPLLRMLDMYLPGQCNADPYSDFDIINFTEIDPTWNNTMLAFFQNPESAAVANVIAMQACAGEAAAQFAGKQPIDSLWWCAGSWGGQYPLTGSVRSMDAPRTTSLVGIRMLAAEHRRGLAYRSMGNDTVCRSKIYPTLPKQQYKLNMFYPTPETKNSHEVGESPYQWQGGPFRYPTGKGQDSTYMIFQWVDCCRTM